In Harmonia axyridis chromosome 6, icHarAxyr1.1, whole genome shotgun sequence, a single window of DNA contains:
- the LOC123682654 gene encoding zinc finger protein 300-like codes for MNFPSFGSHFSTGIPNLHQFAAKFSQDNISSNNIASTQEANNVRYTSNGIPFSQHVHLQQPILTNKYQTSYLNQDTSNYGQLVAKNDKREHFDQELTQEICAAVLQHEEKNSLQKVKQENNRQDRRLEGQSQIVHNNSEDHVSNISTTWQTLTSAGSTVADYLSHLPASTLPLSLHHFLKYSAENIKKETASQQTLHNHNSNMNLLTNNSLNVSHLNNSMNNTIFNSQINNLTTNTGNSLTNLSAANVSNFQTVSTGKKKKKKKVEKEKKPRPKPGEIRLTTALDGSTLYCCPECHMAYPEKELLEQHLLGHTMERRFVCDICGAGLKRKDHLTRHKQSHNPERPYVCTVCLKAFKRKEQLTLHFVIHSGEKRHICPECGKGFYRKDHLRKHTRSHIARRVKAELSQQGGSVSQNSSMNHTLSS; via the exons ATGAATTTTCCATCGTTTGGAAGTCATTTTTCTACCGGTATTCCGAATCTTCATCAGTTTGCAGCCAAATTTTCTCAGGACAATATATCTTCCAATAATATAGCTTCCACTCAAGAAGCAAATAATGTTCGCTATACTTCCAATGGGATTCCTTTCTCTCAACATGTTCATTTACAACAACCCATTCTTACCAATAAGTATCAGACTAGTTATCTAAATCAAGATACAAGCAATTATGGCCAGTTAGTTGCAAAAAATGATAAGAGAGAACATTTTGATCAAGAATTGACTCAGGAAATTTGTGCAGCTGTTTTACAGCATGAAGAGAAAAATTCACTTCAAAAG GTCAAGCAGGAGAATAACCGACAAGACAGAAGGCTAGAGGGTCAGTCCCAAATTGTACATAATAACTCTGAAGATCATGTGTCTAATATTTCCACTACATGGCAAACTCTCACTTCAGCTGGATCTACAGTAGCAGATTATTTATCACATTTGCCAGCATCTACTCTACCATTGAGTCTAcatcattttttgaaatattctgctgaaaatattaagaaagagACAGCTTCTCAACAAACACTACACAACCATAATTCTAATATGAACTTGCTTACAAATAATTCCCTTAATGTAAGTCATTTGAATAATTCTATGAATAATACTATATTTAACAGCCAAATCAATAATTTAACAACTAATACAGGTAATTCATTAACTAATTTATCTGCTGCAAAtgtatcaaattttcaaactGTTTCTACtgggaagaaaaaaaagaaaaagaaagttGAAAAAGAGAAGAAACCTAGACCTAAACCTGGAGAAATAAGACTAACTACTGCGTTAGATGGTTCAACTCTTTACTGTTGTCCTGAGTGCCATATGGCATATCCAGAAAAAGAACTACTAGAACAACATCTTTTAGGACATACGATGGAACGTAGATTTGTCTGCGATATCTGTGGAGCTGGGTTGAAACGAAAAGATCATTTGACTCGCCACAAACAAAGTCACAACCCAGAGAGACCTTATGTATGTACAGTCTGTCTTAAAGCTTTCAAAAGGAAGGAACAGTTAACTCTTCATTTCGTCATACATTCTGGAGAAAAACGACACATATGTCCTGAATGTGGAAAAGGATTTTATCGTAAGGATCATTTACGTAAACATACAAGGTCGCACATTGCTCGGCGGGTAAAAGCAGAACTGTCCCAACAGGGTGGCAGTGTTTCTCAAAATTCTTCGATGAATCATACCTTGAGTTCTTAG
- the LOC123682286 gene encoding uncharacterized protein LOC123682286 gives MEGSEQDEDGRWNCSVHPSVFFLLGTLLLTTCATAMLCGAIMTDHLEEVSWDRYALEDLSNSTVRIQWYLDGKVAKIMTNDGKNKIIAFLVPMHGGIWTLCVSLTSEEIELLGEIGFPPVIQCVNYLSGGLDGMRGYEPRADWQHRMQNLSISCALVCLIVLGSAALVGAFGVFQHQISAVLVTGVMYLLAASFALFSLTIIHFKRLQNKPRLDESESMVDGVVSPMGGKGVSELLGARIFTTSWSLDLGWGGVILCVMTSILWILLSKIMRFNPITSMIN, from the exons ATGGAGGGATCCGAGCAAGACGAGGATGGGAGGTGGAACTGCAGTGTTCATCCCAG TGTTTTCTTTCTATTGGGCACCCTTTTACTTACTACATGCGCCACTGCAATGCTTTGCGGGGCTATAATGactgaccatttggaagaggTGTCATGGGACAGATATGCTCTGGAAGATTTATCTAATTCAACAGTCAGAATCCAATGGTATTTAGATGGAAAAGTTGCGAAAATCATGACAAATGATGGCAAGAATAAGATAATAGCATTCTTAGTTCCCATGCATGGTGGCATATGGACATTGTGTGTTAGTTTGACAA GTGAAGAGATAGAATTGCTTGGAGAGATAGGATTTCCACCAGTCATCCAATGTGTGAATTATTTATCAGGCGGATTGGACGGAATGAGAGGTTACGAGCCAAGGGCAGACTGGCAACATA GAATGCAAAACTTATCTATATCTTGTGCTCTAGTATGCCTAATTGTGCTTGGAAGTGCAGCTTTGGTAGGAGCATTTGGAGTTTTTCAACACCAAATTAGTGCTGTTTTAGTAACAGGGGTTATGTATCTATTAGCAG CATCGTTCGCTCTCTTTTCTCTTACAATAATACATTTTAAGAGACTTCAAAACAAGCCTAGACTGGACGAGTCCGAAAGCATGGTGGATGGGGTAGTTAGTCCCATGGGTGGAAAAGGAGTGTCTGAACTATTGGGGGCAAGAATATTCACCACCTCTTGGTCCTTAGACCTTGGTTGGGGAGGTGTGATTTTATGTGTGATGACTTCAATACTGTGGATCTTACTTTCGAAAATCATGAGATTCAATCCAATAACAAGCATGATAAATTAA